One part of the Rhodococcus oxybenzonivorans genome encodes these proteins:
- a CDS encoding ABC transporter ATP-binding protein yields the protein MTTAMPARVAAPIEVRGLSKSFKNVTAVSDLSFSVPHGSITGFLGPNGSGKTTTLRMILGLVRPSDGTSAVEGVPIRALRDPARTVGAVLDSQSLHPARTALDHLKVYASAIGVPDARARQVLALVGLEDVAGRKAGGFSLGMRQRLSLATALLGDPRILVLDEPANGLDPEGIAWLREFLKGFAASGRTVLVSSHILREVEQTVDTLVIVSRGALVYQGRMEDLRKSQQSRLLVASSSPAALATALAARGIVDARSLADGRLAVTGAALDVVQSVATGAGVTIFGAVAEHIDLEQLFLSMTTGQYVAGASAASPSGYGPPPAYPQQPHYPGHPGAGPPPGYGAPAGYPPAYAPHPQGPMSGGPR from the coding sequence TTGACCACTGCAATGCCGGCACGTGTCGCGGCGCCGATCGAGGTGCGCGGGCTGTCGAAGAGCTTCAAGAACGTCACCGCCGTCTCCGACCTCAGTTTCTCCGTTCCGCACGGTTCGATCACCGGTTTCCTCGGCCCCAACGGCTCGGGTAAGACGACGACGCTGCGGATGATCCTCGGACTCGTCCGGCCCAGCGACGGAACCTCCGCAGTCGAGGGCGTCCCGATTCGGGCACTGCGAGATCCTGCCCGCACGGTCGGCGCCGTGCTCGACTCCCAGAGCCTGCACCCTGCGCGCACCGCGCTCGATCACTTGAAGGTGTACGCCTCGGCCATCGGGGTGCCGGACGCGCGGGCCCGACAGGTACTCGCGTTGGTCGGGCTCGAAGACGTGGCGGGGCGTAAGGCCGGCGGATTCTCGCTGGGCATGCGACAGCGCCTTTCGCTCGCGACCGCCCTGCTGGGCGATCCACGCATCCTGGTCCTCGACGAACCGGCCAACGGACTCGATCCCGAGGGGATCGCGTGGCTGCGGGAGTTCCTGAAAGGCTTCGCCGCCTCGGGGCGGACCGTCCTCGTCTCGAGCCACATCCTCCGGGAGGTCGAGCAGACGGTCGACACCCTGGTCATCGTCAGTCGGGGTGCACTCGTTTATCAGGGAAGGATGGAGGACCTGCGGAAGTCGCAGCAGAGCCGCCTACTGGTCGCCTCCTCGAGTCCGGCTGCGCTGGCGACCGCTCTGGCCGCGCGAGGCATCGTCGATGCCCGGTCCCTGGCCGACGGCCGTCTCGCCGTGACGGGTGCGGCACTGGACGTCGTGCAGTCCGTGGCCACCGGAGCCGGAGTGACGATCTTCGGCGCCGTGGCCGAGCACATCGACCTCGAGCAACTCTTCCTGTCGATGACGACCGGCCAGTACGTTGCCGGTGCGAGCGCGGCTTCGCCCTCCGGGTACGGCCCGCCCCCGGCCTACCCCCAGCAGCCCCACTACCCCGGCCACCCGGGTGCCGGCCCTCCTCCGGGCTACGGCGCGCCGGCCGGGTATCCGCCCGCGTATGCCCCGCACCCGCAGGGTCCGATGTCCGGAGGTCCGCGATGA
- a CDS encoding ABC transporter permease yields MTALLTAEFRKVTTLRFWWMLGLTPLVVGMFSSAISLPVLRAFTDAFEADPADANLAATVFGLAVALSLVVLFAALFGAVNAGTEFRYKTLTTTFLTARGRDGVIGAKLAVTAAFGFFYCLVVEMISVALLLTFGGENFALRGSLFAMLPAALVAAACWALIGGGMSMLTGSSVGSCISLVVWYTLGEMILRSILSGLGIGAVGDVLPVSATLGSVANAAAGNDIDWLPLWPAAPIAVVVWTALFTLGGWALTRSRDIT; encoded by the coding sequence ATGACCGCCCTGCTCACCGCGGAATTCCGCAAGGTCACCACGCTGCGGTTCTGGTGGATGCTCGGGCTGACCCCGCTGGTCGTCGGGATGTTCTCGAGCGCCATCTCCCTGCCGGTGCTACGTGCCTTCACCGACGCGTTCGAAGCCGATCCGGCAGACGCCAACCTCGCTGCCACCGTGTTCGGGCTGGCCGTCGCCCTGTCGCTCGTCGTGCTCTTCGCCGCCCTCTTCGGAGCAGTGAATGCCGGTACCGAGTTCCGCTACAAGACACTGACCACCACTTTCCTCACCGCACGTGGCCGAGACGGGGTGATCGGCGCGAAACTGGCCGTCACTGCCGCGTTCGGATTTTTCTACTGCCTCGTCGTCGAGATGATCAGCGTCGCCCTGCTGCTGACGTTCGGCGGAGAGAACTTCGCACTGCGGGGTTCCCTCTTCGCGATGTTGCCCGCTGCGTTGGTTGCTGCCGCATGCTGGGCGCTGATCGGTGGCGGGATGTCGATGCTGACCGGCTCCTCCGTCGGTAGTTGCATCTCACTCGTCGTGTGGTACACCCTCGGCGAGATGATTCTGCGCTCGATCCTCAGCGGCCTCGGCATCGGCGCGGTGGGCGACGTCCTCCCTGTGTCGGCCACCCTGGGGTCCGTCGCCAACGCGGCCGCGGGCAACGACATCGACTGGTTGCCGTTGTGGCCCGCCGCACCGATCGCGGTGGTGGTGTGGACGGCACTCTTCACCCTCGGCGGATGGGCCCTGACTCGCAGTCGCGACATCACCTGA
- a CDS encoding multifunctional oxoglutarate decarboxylase/oxoglutarate dehydrogenase thiamine pyrophosphate-binding subunit/dihydrolipoyllysine-residue succinyltransferase subunit, which translates to MSSSSTSQFGQNQWLVDEMYQRFQDDPSSVDASWHEFLTDYSPDAAAKAGVANGRGTNGTTTAASAAAPPGKTSPPPAAKAETAPTSATKTGDGAPAKSAANGAAPKAAAPKTAAPKAAPAKTAPAKESTAKASAPETAAEETKVLRGAAAAVAKNMSASLAIPTATSVRAIPAKLMFDNRIVINNHLARTRGGKISFTHLLGYAIVQAVKAFPNMNRHFAEIDGKPHSVTPAHTNLGLAIDLPGKDGSRSLVVAAIKNTETHNFTQFYSAYEDIVRRARDGKLTGEDFSGVTISLTNPGGIGTVHSVPRLMQGQGAIIGAGAMEYPAEFQGASDERIADMGVGKLMTLTSTYDHRIIQGAESGDFLRTIHNLLISDEFYDEIFHALHIPYEPVRWRQDVPEGAVDKNTRVLELIAAYRNRGHLMADTDPLQFVKDKFRSHPDLDVITHDLTLWDLDREFKVGGFHGQEKMKLRDVLSVLRDAYCRHVGVEYTHILEPEQQQWLQDRVEAHHVKPTVAQQKYILSKLNAAEAFETFLQTKYVGQKRFSLEGAESVIPMMDAVIDQAAEHQLDEVVIGMPHRGRLNVLANIVGKPYSKIFTEFEGNMNPAAAHGSGDVKYHLGAEGTYIQMFGDNDITVSLTANPSHLEAVDPVLEGLVRAKQDILDKGEDGFTVLPLMLHGDAAFAGQGVVAETLNLALLRGYRTGGTVHIVVNNQVGFTTAPEHSRSSEYCTDVAKMIGAPIFHVNGDDPEACVWVAQLAVDFREKFQKDVVIDMICYRRRGHNEGDDPSMTQPAMYDVIDTKRSVRKSYTESLIGRGDISLKEAEDALRDYQGQLERVFNEVRELEKYKPEPSESVELDQPLPTKLTTAVDRSVLERIGDAFVNVPEGFSVHPRVKPVVEKRREMSREGKIDWAFAELLAFGSLVDQGKMVRLSGQDSRRGTFTQRHSVLIDRKTGDEYTPLQNLGSENPGKFLVYDSALSEFAAVGFEYGYSVGNPDALVLWEAQFGDFVNGAQSIIDEFISSGEAKWGQLSDVVLLLPHGHEGQGPDHTSGRIERFLQLCAEGSMTVAVPSTPASYFHLLRRHSLDGIRRPLVVFTPKSMLRNKAAVSDIEDFTTGKFRSVFEEPVYETGDGDRSKVTRVLLVSGKLYWELLAKKHKDNRDDIAIVRIEQLYPVPSRRLRETLDRYPNAAEFRWVQEEPANQGAWPFFGLALPELLPEKLAGIKRISRRSMSAPSSGSSKVHAVEQQEIIDEAFG; encoded by the coding sequence GTGAGCAGCAGCTCTACATCCCAGTTCGGACAGAACCAGTGGTTGGTCGACGAAATGTACCAGCGTTTCCAGGACGATCCGTCGTCCGTGGACGCGAGTTGGCATGAATTTCTGACGGATTACTCCCCCGATGCCGCCGCCAAGGCCGGCGTAGCCAACGGACGCGGCACGAACGGCACCACCACCGCCGCATCTGCTGCCGCTCCCCCCGGCAAGACGTCGCCGCCGCCGGCCGCCAAGGCCGAGACCGCACCCACTTCGGCGACCAAGACGGGCGACGGCGCCCCGGCGAAGTCCGCTGCCAACGGCGCAGCTCCCAAGGCCGCGGCGCCCAAGACGGCCGCACCGAAGGCCGCCCCGGCCAAGACCGCACCGGCCAAGGAGTCGACCGCGAAGGCGTCCGCTCCCGAGACCGCTGCCGAAGAAACGAAGGTTCTGCGCGGCGCCGCTGCTGCCGTCGCGAAGAACATGTCGGCCTCGCTGGCCATTCCGACCGCCACCAGTGTTCGCGCCATCCCTGCGAAGCTGATGTTCGACAACCGGATCGTCATCAACAACCACCTCGCCCGTACCCGCGGCGGCAAGATTTCCTTCACCCACCTGCTGGGTTACGCGATCGTGCAGGCGGTCAAGGCGTTCCCCAACATGAACCGGCACTTCGCGGAGATCGACGGCAAGCCGCACTCCGTCACGCCCGCGCACACCAATCTCGGCCTGGCAATCGATCTGCCGGGCAAGGACGGCAGCCGGTCCCTCGTCGTCGCCGCCATCAAGAACACCGAAACGCACAACTTCACGCAGTTCTACAGCGCCTACGAGGACATCGTCCGGCGCGCGCGTGACGGCAAGCTCACCGGTGAGGACTTCTCGGGCGTCACCATCTCCCTCACCAATCCCGGTGGCATCGGCACCGTGCATTCCGTGCCGCGTCTGATGCAGGGACAGGGCGCCATCATCGGTGCCGGTGCCATGGAGTACCCCGCCGAATTCCAGGGCGCGAGCGACGAGCGCATTGCCGACATGGGCGTCGGCAAGCTGATGACGCTCACCTCGACGTACGACCACCGCATCATCCAGGGTGCCGAGTCCGGCGACTTCCTCCGGACCATTCACAACCTGCTGATCAGCGACGAGTTCTACGACGAGATCTTCCACGCGCTGCACATCCCGTACGAGCCGGTCCGCTGGCGTCAGGATGTGCCCGAAGGCGCGGTCGACAAGAACACCCGCGTCCTCGAGTTGATCGCCGCGTACCGCAACCGCGGTCACCTGATGGCCGACACCGATCCACTGCAGTTCGTCAAGGACAAGTTCCGCAGCCACCCGGACCTCGACGTCATCACGCACGACCTGACCCTGTGGGATCTCGACCGTGAGTTCAAGGTCGGCGGCTTCCACGGCCAGGAGAAGATGAAGCTCCGCGACGTGCTCAGCGTGCTGCGCGACGCGTACTGCCGCCACGTCGGCGTCGAATACACGCACATCCTCGAGCCGGAACAGCAGCAGTGGCTGCAGGACCGCGTCGAGGCGCATCACGTCAAGCCGACGGTCGCTCAGCAGAAGTACATCCTGAGCAAGCTGAATGCCGCCGAGGCATTCGAGACCTTCCTGCAGACCAAGTACGTCGGCCAGAAGCGCTTCTCCCTCGAGGGCGCCGAGTCCGTCATCCCCATGATGGACGCCGTCATCGACCAGGCCGCCGAGCACCAGCTCGACGAGGTCGTCATCGGCATGCCTCACCGTGGTCGCCTGAACGTGCTGGCGAACATCGTGGGTAAGCCGTACTCCAAGATCTTCACGGAGTTCGAGGGCAACATGAACCCGGCTGCCGCGCACGGCTCCGGTGACGTGAAGTACCACCTCGGTGCCGAGGGCACGTACATCCAGATGTTCGGCGACAACGACATCACGGTGTCGCTCACCGCCAACCCGTCCCACCTCGAGGCCGTCGACCCGGTCCTGGAGGGACTGGTCCGCGCCAAGCAGGACATCCTCGACAAGGGTGAGGACGGCTTCACCGTCCTGCCGTTGATGCTGCACGGTGATGCCGCATTCGCGGGTCAGGGCGTGGTGGCGGAGACGCTCAACCTTGCGCTGCTGCGCGGATACCGCACCGGCGGCACCGTCCACATCGTGGTCAACAACCAGGTCGGCTTCACCACCGCCCCGGAGCACTCGCGTTCCTCCGAGTACTGCACCGATGTCGCGAAGATGATCGGCGCGCCGATCTTCCACGTCAACGGTGACGACCCCGAGGCCTGCGTATGGGTTGCCCAGCTCGCTGTCGACTTCCGGGAGAAGTTCCAGAAGGACGTCGTCATCGACATGATCTGCTACCGCCGTCGCGGTCACAACGAGGGCGACGACCCGTCGATGACCCAGCCGGCGATGTACGACGTGATCGACACCAAGCGCAGCGTTCGTAAGAGCTACACCGAATCGCTGATCGGCCGTGGTGACATCTCGCTGAAGGAAGCCGAAGACGCTCTCCGCGACTACCAGGGACAGCTGGAGCGGGTGTTCAACGAGGTTCGCGAGCTGGAGAAGTACAAGCCCGAGCCGAGTGAGTCGGTCGAGCTCGACCAGCCGCTGCCCACCAAGTTGACCACCGCGGTCGATCGTTCGGTCCTCGAGCGGATCGGTGACGCGTTCGTCAACGTGCCCGAGGGTTTCTCGGTGCACCCGCGCGTCAAGCCGGTCGTCGAGAAGCGCCGCGAAATGTCCCGCGAAGGCAAGATCGACTGGGCGTTTGCCGAACTGCTCGCCTTCGGTTCGCTGGTCGACCAGGGCAAGATGGTTCGCCTCTCGGGTCAGGACTCCCGCCGCGGTACGTTCACGCAGCGTCACTCGGTGCTCATCGACCGCAAGACGGGCGACGAGTACACGCCGCTGCAGAACCTCGGCAGCGAGAACCCGGGCAAGTTCCTGGTCTACGACTCAGCACTCAGTGAGTTCGCCGCCGTCGGTTTCGAGTACGGCTACTCCGTGGGCAACCCGGACGCCCTCGTGCTCTGGGAAGCCCAGTTCGGTGACTTCGTCAACGGTGCGCAGTCCATCATCGACGAGTTCATCTCCTCCGGTGAGGCTAAGTGGGGTCAGCTTTCCGACGTCGTGCTGCTCCTTCCGCACGGTCACGAGGGTCAGGGTCCGGACCACACGTCCGGCCGTATCGAGCGCTTCCTCCAGCTGTGCGCCGAGGGATCGATGACGGTGGCCGTGCCGTCTACGCCGGCCAGCTACTTCCACCTGCTGCGTCGCCACTCGCTCGACGGAATCCGCCGCCCGCTGGTGGTGTTCACGCCGAAGTCGATGCTGCGCAACAAGGCCGCCGTGTCCGATATCGAGGACTTCACCACCGGCAAGTTCCGGTCCGTCTTCGAAGAGCCGGTTTACGAGACCGGTGACGGCGACCGCAGCAAGGTCACCCGGGTGCTCCTCGTCAGCGGCAAGCTGTACTGGGAACTGCTCGCAAAGAAGCACAAGGACAACCGCGACGACATCGCGATCGTCCGAATCGAGCAGCTGTACCCGGTGCCGAGCCGTCGCCTGCGTGAAACGCTCGATCGCTACCCGAACGCCGCCGAATTCCGGTGGGTTCAGGAGGAGCCGGCCAACCAGGGTGCATGGCCGTTCTTCGGTCTCGCGCTGCCCGAGTTGCTCCCGGAGAAACTCGCCGGGATCAAGCGGATTTCGCGCCGTTCGATGTCGGCACCGTCCTCGGGTTCGAGCAAGGTCCACGCCGTCGAACAGCAGGAGATTATCGATGAGGCCTTCGGCTGA
- a CDS encoding glutamate decarboxylase, with the protein MSKHHHHHRDVLAPAYTGRMSVEPFPALRLPDEETDPQAAYRFIHDELMLDGSSRLNLATFVTTWMDPEADKLMAETFDKNMIDKDEYPATAAIESRCVSMVADLFHAPDLSTTDQASATGVSTIGSSEAVMLAGLALKWRWRAQRQEAGKDASRPNLVLGSNVQVVWEKFCRYFDVEPVYLPMEKGRYIITSEQVRGAVDENTIGVVAIIGTTYTGELEPVAEIADTLEQLAASGGPDVPIHVDAASGGFVIPFLQPELLWDFRVPRVVSINVSGHKYGLTYPGIGFVVWRGGEYLPEGLVFRVNYLGGDMPTFTLNFSRPGNQVVGQYYNFLRLGRAGYRAIMETLRDTAVRVGKRIAEIEHFTLISDGSDIPVIAFELVGDPGFTVFDVSHELRARGWQVPAYTMPADAEEVAVLRIVVREGFSADLGSQVCEAIEEVCAELREKGGGRSAAQHFAH; encoded by the coding sequence ATGAGCAAGCACCACCACCATCACCGAGATGTTCTGGCGCCGGCGTACACGGGGCGGATGTCGGTGGAACCGTTCCCGGCGCTGCGGTTGCCGGACGAGGAAACCGATCCGCAGGCGGCCTACCGCTTCATTCACGACGAGTTGATGCTCGACGGTAGCTCGCGGCTGAACCTCGCTACGTTCGTGACCACGTGGATGGATCCCGAGGCCGACAAGCTGATGGCGGAGACGTTCGACAAGAACATGATCGACAAGGACGAGTATCCGGCGACGGCCGCGATCGAGTCCCGGTGCGTGTCGATGGTCGCTGATCTCTTTCACGCGCCGGATCTCTCCACCACCGACCAGGCCAGCGCTACGGGTGTCTCCACGATCGGGTCGAGCGAGGCGGTGATGCTCGCCGGTCTCGCACTGAAGTGGCGATGGCGCGCGCAGCGTCAAGAGGCAGGCAAGGACGCCAGCCGGCCGAATCTCGTGCTGGGCAGCAATGTTCAGGTGGTGTGGGAGAAGTTCTGCCGGTACTTCGACGTCGAGCCGGTCTACCTGCCGATGGAGAAGGGCCGGTACATCATCACGTCGGAGCAGGTACGGGGGGCGGTCGACGAGAACACCATCGGGGTGGTGGCGATCATCGGCACTACCTATACCGGTGAGCTCGAACCGGTGGCCGAGATCGCCGACACACTCGAGCAACTGGCGGCGTCGGGGGGTCCCGACGTCCCGATTCATGTCGACGCGGCCAGCGGGGGTTTCGTGATCCCGTTCCTGCAACCGGAACTGTTGTGGGACTTCCGGGTCCCGCGGGTCGTCTCGATCAACGTCAGCGGCCACAAGTACGGGCTGACGTATCCGGGTATCGGGTTCGTCGTGTGGCGCGGCGGTGAGTATCTGCCCGAGGGGCTGGTGTTCCGGGTCAACTACCTGGGCGGCGATATGCCGACGTTCACGCTGAACTTCTCGCGTCCCGGCAATCAGGTGGTGGGGCAGTACTACAATTTTTTGCGCCTCGGCCGAGCCGGGTACCGGGCGATCATGGAGACGTTGCGCGACACCGCGGTCCGTGTGGGTAAGCGCATCGCCGAAATCGAGCACTTCACGTTGATCAGCGACGGCAGTGACATTCCGGTGATCGCCTTCGAGCTCGTCGGGGACCCCGGATTCACGGTCTTCGACGTGTCGCACGAACTCCGGGCGCGGGGTTGGCAAGTGCCTGCCTACACGATGCCTGCCGACGCAGAAGAGGTGGCGGTGCTGCGCATCGTCGTCCGCGAGGGGTTCAGCGCAGACTTGGGATCGCAGGTCTGCGAGGCGATCGAGGAAGTCTGCGCCGAACTACGCGAGAAGGGCGGCGGACGTTCGGCGGCGCAGCACTTCGCGCACTGA
- a CDS encoding ABC transporter ATP-binding protein, with protein MGPDSQSRHHLRNAATAVSDRSANVDTVANVDTAAGESTSGSVIEREQTRVRDTVRPGWIRRLSAECWTHRRATVGALTVTVVAAGIDISFPLLTKYALDAAGTDRATEVIGIAALLIALLACVRFACQYGRRMLAGKLSLDVQHDLRLGLLGALQRLDGRGQDQIRTGQVVSRSITDLQLVQGLLAMVPLSAGALLQFVLALGIMVWLSPLLTVVALVIVPLVCLVVYAMRPTLFAATWSAQQRAADLAQHVEETVTGVRVVKGFGQERRAVDQLEHHSRALYAERLRAARINSRFTPTMAALPQLGLVGVIAVGGYLALHGSITIGTFLAFATYVTTMTAVTRTLSSVVIMAQLSRAAVERVYEVIDTEPEVADPPHPTPLPGGPLGVDLRSVTFGFEPGRDTLRGLDLQIAPGETVAVVGMAGSGKTALSLLLPRFYAPSSGTVALTSGEDVFDVAQLSAEHLREAVSLVFDEPFLFSDTIAANIALGRPDASAEEIREAATMAAADEFVSALPDGYDTVVGERGLTLSGGQRQRIALARALLTDPRVLILDDATSAVDATTEASIFESLRAGRGRTALVLAHRRSTLSLADRVAVLDGGTIIDSGTVAELDERCALFRALFASPEEGNGSEAGPRAVDPMSTQRIPSAAELWPEGPREVPDAALAATTAGRTPAPATGPGGGGRGGGGPMAGALGNIAATPELQAAVDALPPALESPGLDTRTLRLPEPNFHLSRTLRPVRGLLFAVVACLALDSLAGIAFPSIVRFAIDNGVLPQDSATLWTATAVGIALVAADWLVVAAMTVLTARAGERVLFGLRVRSYAHLQRLGLDYYERELSGRIMTRMTTDVDALSSFIQTGMSTAVVSVLTVVGISVALVVTDLTLALVALAVIPPLVLATLIFRRISSVAYTVSRERISLVNAEFQENIAGLRAAQAYRREEFAARRFAERADSYRRSRMRSQRAISLYFPFIAFLSDLALAAVVFVGARQVAGGETSSGTLVAFVLYLGLLFGPIQQLSQVFDGYQQASVGLLRIGDLLRTPSSIERAAGDHRTRIDGHLRGEVRLRDVGFRYSGAESDALTDIDLHIPAGATVALVGKTGAGKSTIVKLLARFYDPTSGSVLVDDVDLRRYSLGEYRGRLGVVPQEAHLFTGTVATNIAYGRPDASREEIENAARAVGALGTIGRLRGGMRHPIGERGQGLSAGQRQLIALARAELVDPDLLLLDEATATLDPATEQLVLEAGSRVTRRRTSVVVAHRLATAARADVILVIDEGRIVETGSHATLRSAGGHYAGLWDAAESGAGNNRGARTVIDGDPIRWP; from the coding sequence ATGGGCCCTGACTCGCAGTCGCGACATCACCTGAGGAACGCCGCGACTGCGGTGTCGGACCGCAGCGCTAACGTGGACACAGTGGCTAACGTGGACACAGCGGCAGGTGAGAGCACATCCGGCTCAGTGATCGAGCGGGAGCAGACGCGCGTACGCGACACGGTACGGCCCGGCTGGATACGCCGGCTCAGCGCCGAGTGCTGGACACATCGCCGCGCGACCGTGGGGGCTCTGACCGTGACGGTCGTCGCGGCGGGCATCGATATTTCGTTCCCGCTGCTCACCAAGTACGCGCTCGACGCCGCCGGTACGGATCGCGCCACCGAGGTCATCGGCATCGCAGCGCTCCTGATCGCGCTCCTCGCGTGTGTGCGCTTCGCGTGTCAGTACGGCCGGCGGATGCTGGCGGGCAAGCTGTCGCTCGACGTCCAGCACGACCTCAGGCTGGGTCTGCTCGGTGCCCTGCAACGCCTCGACGGACGTGGTCAGGACCAGATTCGCACCGGCCAGGTGGTGTCGCGGTCCATCACCGATCTGCAACTGGTGCAGGGACTCCTCGCGATGGTCCCGTTGTCGGCGGGCGCGTTGCTTCAATTCGTCCTCGCCCTCGGCATCATGGTGTGGCTTTCCCCGCTGCTGACGGTGGTCGCGCTGGTGATCGTCCCCCTCGTCTGTCTCGTCGTCTACGCGATGCGCCCGACGCTGTTCGCCGCCACGTGGTCCGCCCAGCAGCGGGCGGCCGACCTCGCGCAACACGTCGAGGAGACGGTCACCGGGGTGCGCGTCGTGAAGGGCTTCGGGCAGGAACGGCGGGCCGTCGATCAGCTCGAACACCACAGTCGGGCGCTGTATGCGGAACGCCTGCGGGCCGCCCGCATCAACTCCCGCTTCACGCCCACCATGGCCGCACTCCCCCAACTGGGGCTCGTCGGTGTGATCGCGGTCGGCGGCTACCTGGCCCTGCACGGCTCCATCACGATCGGCACCTTCCTCGCCTTCGCCACCTACGTCACGACGATGACGGCGGTGACCCGCACTCTGTCGTCCGTGGTGATCATGGCGCAACTGTCCCGGGCAGCCGTGGAACGGGTGTACGAGGTGATCGACACCGAACCGGAGGTCGCGGATCCACCGCACCCCACCCCGCTGCCGGGCGGACCGCTCGGCGTCGATCTGCGGTCGGTCACCTTCGGGTTCGAGCCGGGCCGCGACACCCTGCGAGGGCTCGACCTGCAGATCGCCCCCGGCGAGACGGTCGCGGTGGTCGGAATGGCGGGATCCGGGAAGACGGCGCTGTCGCTGCTGCTTCCCCGGTTCTACGCGCCCTCCTCGGGCACCGTTGCGCTGACATCCGGCGAGGACGTGTTCGACGTCGCCCAGCTCAGCGCCGAGCACCTTCGTGAAGCCGTCAGCCTCGTCTTCGACGAACCGTTCCTCTTCTCCGACACCATCGCCGCCAACATCGCACTCGGCAGGCCCGATGCCAGCGCCGAGGAGATCCGGGAAGCGGCGACGATGGCGGCGGCCGACGAGTTCGTCTCCGCCCTCCCCGACGGCTACGACACCGTGGTCGGGGAACGCGGTCTCACACTGTCGGGGGGACAGCGCCAGCGGATCGCCCTGGCCCGCGCGCTCCTCACCGACCCGCGGGTCCTGATTCTCGACGATGCGACGTCCGCCGTGGACGCGACCACCGAGGCGTCCATCTTCGAGTCGCTCCGGGCGGGCCGCGGCCGCACCGCGCTCGTCCTCGCGCACCGACGTTCCACCCTGTCGCTCGCCGATCGGGTGGCCGTCCTCGACGGCGGAACGATCATCGACAGCGGCACGGTGGCCGAACTCGACGAACGGTGCGCCCTGTTCCGGGCACTGTTCGCCTCCCCCGAGGAGGGAAACGGTTCGGAAGCAGGCCCGCGCGCGGTCGATCCGATGTCGACCCAGCGCATCCCCTCCGCAGCGGAACTGTGGCCCGAGGGCCCCCGAGAGGTGCCGGACGCCGCTCTCGCCGCCACCACGGCCGGGAGGACCCCGGCGCCCGCCACCGGACCCGGCGGCGGAGGTCGCGGCGGCGGCGGACCGATGGCCGGCGCCCTGGGAAACATCGCGGCCACCCCCGAACTGCAGGCCGCAGTCGACGCTCTGCCTCCCGCGCTCGAAAGCCCGGGCCTCGACACCCGCACCCTGCGGCTACCCGAACCCAACTTCCACCTGTCGCGCACCCTGCGACCGGTCCGCGGCCTACTGTTCGCCGTGGTCGCCTGCCTCGCGCTCGATTCCCTCGCCGGGATCGCCTTCCCCTCCATCGTGCGATTCGCCATCGACAACGGGGTGCTCCCGCAGGACTCGGCGACGCTGTGGACCGCCACCGCGGTCGGTATCGCCCTCGTCGCCGCCGACTGGCTGGTGGTCGCGGCCATGACGGTGCTCACCGCCCGCGCAGGTGAACGCGTCCTCTTCGGACTCCGGGTGCGCAGCTACGCGCACCTGCAGCGGCTCGGCCTCGACTACTACGAGCGGGAGCTTTCGGGCCGGATCATGACCCGCATGACCACCGACGTCGACGCGTTGTCGTCGTTCATCCAGACCGGGATGTCCACCGCGGTGGTCAGTGTGCTCACCGTCGTGGGGATCTCGGTCGCACTCGTCGTCACCGACCTCACTCTCGCCCTCGTCGCCCTCGCCGTCATCCCGCCCCTCGTGCTCGCGACGCTGATCTTTCGCCGGATCTCTTCGGTGGCCTACACGGTGTCCCGGGAACGGATTTCCCTCGTCAACGCCGAGTTCCAGGAAAACATCGCGGGATTGCGCGCCGCGCAGGCCTACCGCCGCGAAGAGTTCGCCGCCCGCAGATTCGCCGAACGCGCCGACAGTTACCGCCGCAGCCGCATGCGGTCCCAGCGCGCGATCTCGCTGTACTTCCCGTTCATCGCGTTCCTCTCGGATCTGGCGCTTGCCGCCGTCGTGTTCGTCGGTGCCCGGCAGGTCGCGGGCGGCGAGACGTCGTCGGGAACGCTCGTCGCCTTCGTGCTGTACCTCGGCCTGCTGTTCGGGCCCATCCAGCAGCTGTCCCAAGTGTTCGACGGCTATCAGCAGGCCAGTGTCGGCCTGCTCCGGATCGGCGATCTGCTCCGCACTCCGAGTTCCATCGAGCGCGCCGCCGGCGACCATCGCACTCGGATCGACGGGCACCTGAGAGGCGAGGTGCGTCTGCGCGACGTCGGCTTCCGCTATTCCGGCGCGGAGAGTGACGCGCTGACCGACATCGACCTCCACATTCCGGCGGGCGCCACGGTAGCGCTGGTCGGCAAGACCGGCGCGGGCAAATCCACCATCGTGAAACTGCTCGCCCGCTTCTACGACCCGACGTCCGGCTCCGTACTCGTCGACGACGTCGACCTGCGTCGCTATTCGCTCGGTGAGTACCGCGGGCGACTGGGCGTGGTCCCGCAGGAGGCGCATCTGTTCACCGGCACGGTCGCGACCAACATCGCGTACGGCAGGCCCGACGCGAGCCGCGAGGAGATCGAGAATGCCGCCCGCGCGGTCGGAGCGCTCGGCACGATCGGCCGGCTGCGGGGTGGGATGCGTCACCCCATCGGCGAGCGCGGGCAGGGACTGTCGGCGGGTCAGCGACAGTTGATCGCGCTTGCTCGCGCCGAACTGGTCGACCCCGACCTCCTGCTCCTGGACGAGGCGACCGCGACCCTCGATCCGGCCACAGAGCAGCTGGTTCTCGAGGCCGGCAGCCGTGTGACCCGGCGCCGGACGTCGGTCGTGGTAGCCCACCGACTGGCCACTGCAGCGCGCGCCGACGTGATCCTCGTCATCGACGAAGGCCGGATCGTGGAGACCGGATCGCACGCCACCCTGCGCTCGGCTGGTGGCCACTATGCGGGACTGTGGGATGCGGCGGAGAGCGGTGCAGGGAATAATCGCGGGGCGAGAACCGTCATCGATGGTGACCCCATCCGATGGCCGTGA